TATGTGTCTAAATGTTGTGATTTTAccttttaattaattttttcatAATGTTGAGTTCATGTCTAGACCAAAGGTAAACTAATCAATTATGTATTCCATGATGCGCACGCTATCTAGGTTTGGGACTACGAATCTATGACTTGTGTCCAAACTCTTGAAGGCCATACACACAATGTTACTTCATTTCAATGTGTTAAACTTGACGCTAGTTTTATCATTACCGGATCTGAAGACCAAACCGTGCGCGTTTGGAACATGAAAACTTACAACTTAGACCATGTCTTCACCTCTGACCTTGGTAGGGTTTGGACCATCGAATTTATAGAAGACTCATCCAAGTAAGTCCCTTAGATTTTACATcgaattttattttatattacaccaaattttattttataaaaataactcatattttttttatgtatgcAGGATTATCCTTGGTTGTGATGAAGGGATACTTGTTGGCCAAGTTAACTCGACTGGTTATTGAGCAAGTTTTAGATCATTTTATGTACGGGTTTGtatgtttaaaaatatatatcaataaaatgtgttttttttacTCGTTTTTATGTACGGGTTTatatgtttaaaaatatatatcaataaaatgtgtttttttaCTCGTAATTGTTAATAACATCAGAATGGTATTTGAAATTACCACTGGAATGATTACCATGTGAAATTACTAGAAAAAATGATTATTACAACGTTAATATATATGACTGCTTGGGAAAAAATGATAAAGGTTAGAAATAATAATTAAGACATTGATAGTGTATCAATATAGTGTGTATGTGTTGAGATCTCCAGAGTGAAATTCATAACTAATTGAGGTCATGAACGGGCGTAACTCGGGTGTAATTGAAACTAGTGGAATTCTTTCGCGTTAGGCAAGAATTCGACAGGTATCAGTTTGGTTTATTACGGTAACGTCACATGTTATagcaaagaaaacaaaaaaaatcaaaaaataatgtCATGATATGCCAATAAAGATATCGATGCATGTTTTACATCAATTAAAAACCATAAAAAGCGAATATTGGTGTCGGTTTCGATAATAATGACACTAGTACCTATGTTATTTGGTTGgaattggttcggttcggttcgtaTTGGTACCAACATTCAAATAGCTTACAATACAAAAAACACACTATTTGAATacaactcctttttcaacaaaatTAATTGATACGtcatatttaattttttttttctaaaaataagtTATGAACTCGACGTAATAATGATTGAATGAATTGGTTAATCCAAATTATATGTAAAGTTTAATTATGTCATTTAGAACACAACAAAATGATAGATTTTACCTATTGAAAAGCTATACAATAATAATCAAATCTATCACTAAGGAATATCTTAATTTGTTGTTCTAGGGTAAAAGGTAAACCCTAATTTTTTAAAGTCGTTTGATGTGTATTCAAagttattaaaattttaattatCCAAAGACTATTCTTTATTTAAAAGTATTTGATGTGTATTCAAAGTTATTAAAATTTTAACTATACAAAGACTTCTCTTAATGTCGCAAAAAATACGTCAACACTCACAAGCAAAATACCAAAAATGCCCTAATATTACCGTAGCAACATGCAAtgatatttgatatatataataacatattaaaataataataataataataataatatgtaatgcaatgatatttgatgtttataataataatatgttaATATTTAAGAAAATTTAGCGCGTGTGATGATTAAGAAATAAACTCTGGTAGTGGGTGTTAAGCCCCTTCCATGACACCATACACTGTGCCAGTATGGCGTTAGAGAGGAGGTTGGGGCAGTAACGTGTGcaagaggttttttttttttttttttttttttttttttttttgtcaatcaCATGGTGCCACATTACCCATAATATTTAGTTAAAGAATTGCACCCTTGTAAATGCGTGGTTGATGAAAGCCGCACCCCATTCCTAAACGAAACCACTAAAAGCAATCGACCTTGACATACGTGCATATACGTACAACCACTCTCTAGCGTTGCGATATTGCACCACCCCATGATCATTGTTGCCATCGTATGACACTGTCATCGTTGTCCCACTCTCACCTCCTTCCCTCCACTCTCCCCCTTTTCCCTCCAATTCATTTGTCCAACTCGAATTTGGCTTCCTAAGAGCTTGAGTTAAGCTAGGCTTAAACGAGCTCACACTTGTTTGTTTAGTAGTCTAAACTTCATGCAATAAACAAGCTCATCGGTCCCCCTTTCCTACTTCCATCTTCTCAACAGCAATGAGATCTAGTATTTTGAAGGCCTACAACAACACCGGTCTCAACCTCACTCAAATATCAGTACATGTATTGGCTTCAACGCAGCGAGTTTGCACCTATAGTTGTTTTTTAAATGTTAGAGCATACAATTGTAATGTGTTGGTTTCAAAGCAAACATTTTTAAGAGAATTTCATATACATACCTAAAAACTACATGAAATGTCATAGATACCATTATACTCAAACCAAACTTAATATATCATATATAATTACTATTACTAGCATGGAATAATTTCGATTTCAAAATGGGGAGTTAGATGAAAAAAAATATGCAAGGATACACATTATTTTCCACAAATATACACCTATTCAACCTAAATCGTCAAATGAATTTCAACTATTTTTCTGTATCAGAACTTTTGAGTCGAAGATGCCCGGTTTATCCTCTGAGCTCCCAATTTTAGACCCGAAGGTTTGGATCCTCGGCCACGACCAGCCGATAAAGGCTTGGCCCTGGTGGTTGGTGGAGGTGCTGCAATTGCAGCCCATGGATCATCGCTATCAATTGTAGCACTAGGGTTCGCGTGTAAGGGCTTTGCACCCACTTTTGGAGGTGGGGCAGCTATTGAACCCCATAAGTCGTCGTCTTCATCTTTTCCCACATTTGACGTAGACTTTGGCCGTGGAATTGAAActgtagccaaaaaaaaaaaaaaaaaaaaaaagaaaaaaaaaccagTTTAAACTTAGATAAACCAAAAACGCAATTTTAAATAACTTTAGTCAACGTCTGTTGTGAAAAAAACAACTTATTAGCGTTACCTTGTGATTTTGTCTGTATGACGGGCCGTTTTTGAGCAGCTTGAATGTTAGCGAGGGCCGGTGAGGGCTTTTCGTCTTCTAGTGGCAACATATCATCCCACCCGTCTTTTTCACTTCCGGGGTCTTCATGAATACCATTCTCGAGTTCACCCCAACCGTCAGTTGAGGAGGTAGGCGACACAGGTGCCGGTTGATCATCCATATCATGATAAGTACTATCAACACCTGAACTTGCCCTACTGATTAGTGTCGTACTTTGAATATCCGGTACCACTATAATCATCATCACAGAAAAAATCAGTAACTAGGCCtataaatgaaccgaacgaacacgaacaaaggaatgttcgtgttcgttcatttaatttaACTTCAACTAAACACGAACATGAACATATattgaacacattttttttttcatgttctTTTATTAAGAAAATaagcatgttcgtgttcgtttatgacCTAAAGGAACAGTTCACgaatataaacaaacaaacttacacgaacataatttaacaaacaataaacgacacaaatgaacataattgactaaaataaacgaacataacgtaattttttatataaattagtgattAATTACGATAATCTCCATTGCAAAACCCATTTTAATTACTTGAAAGCCCAATTACCAATTAGTtattatataagtagttagaaagttccctttatgtttaatatttctacaaatataactacttatgtatttaaattgaaacatacataaacaaacaaacaaacataaatgaacgaaacaaatgtaaataaatgaacatcagtgaacataaatgaacgaacataaacggacGTTCACGAACGTAAATGAACAACTAAAACATGCTTTCATGTtcttcgtttaattaaatgaacaaaaccttgtgttcatgttcgttcgtttattaaataaatgaacttcctgccgaacaagttcacgaacagttttgaacgttcggttcgtttacagcctaTCAGTAACTGGTTTTTTGAGAAAATATGacttgataaatatataaataaagtaataCCACCAGATGTTACCTGAGCTGGCATTGGAGACAGCAGAAACAAGAGGTGAGGTCGATTTTGGGGGTGCGTGCGCAGCTTGTTCAGAAGGTTTGCCTTTCATCGTCAACGAACTCATAGCCCATCTGCATAGGACGATACgtaatttttttaaaaagtaaATAAATTTTCTTAAATTATGTGAAATCTAATAGCCGTTGCGTACCCAAGTATACTGGCATTTCCTGGAAGTGATGTATTTCCTGAAGCTGTAGTCGTCTCGGTGCCATCCCCAACATATGTCTACAATATATTCGGCACATCTTTTAATGATATATACATGTACTTTGTTTAAGCAAGATTAGGGGTGCTAAAtgggtcgtgttcgcgggttgacgggttcaacccgacccgaacccgaaaattttatacgaacccgacccgaacccgaaaattgtaTCGTACCAatgaacccgaacccgacccgaatattcatgggttgacccgaacacgacccgttcaacccaaAAACTtctattttttgattttttttacacaaattaatatattaaatttaaagtttacttaaaaaacacaatgtatataatacaattacatctaaattataaaatcttatgtgaatttctttttttaagttacaattatagcataaaatacatacccaatttaatttataacataaaacatattgtaaaaaaaaatattatataatataaaggggttaaacgggtcaacccgccaacccgaccaggttgacccaaacccgacccgtttagctaaacgggttcacgggttcaacctgaaactgacccgtaCCCGTTTAAACTAAACCTAAACCtacgaatttcgtgttaggttcgtgtcgtgttcaGGGGCGGATCTACCTAATGGTTAGGGGTTGCCcgggatacccctcaactttcttagcgaagtgtaattttttttcaaaTCTCCGTTTTATTTATAAAGGATACCTCTAAGTAAACGTTAGGATACCCCTAAAGATtaaaaataggtgaaaataataTGAAATGAAATTTTCCGGTGAAAATTCCGGCCACAAAAAGTAGTTGCAGCGGCACTTTTTTAAAAGTTGAAGAAGATGAACTTTATTTAGTTTGAACATTGGGAAAGATGAataaaaaagggaaaaaaaacAACACCTCTGTCCTCTGTCATGTCAGTAAGTCACAATTACAGTCAAAGTCCCTTTTATCCAATTTACTTTATTTAATTCATTGTAAATATTACttgtttgttttctttagtttttaCTTTGTTTATTCTTTAATTCAGTTTAGATTTACTCACTAATAAGTTTTAggtgtttttttttattgttgaatatatatatatatatatatatatattacaaactAAATAATATCTATAAAActtttaaataatatttaaagttttatataaGGTTATTTGTTAACGTTCTTCAGTGTGTGATACACCGGTTATTAAAGAGTGACTATATTATAAATTATGTATCAAGAAAGGTTGATGAacaatttttcttttaaaaatagttGCACACGTATCAATATCTAAGTAATACATAATTTCAATTATATCTTGTCTTAAAATATTATCATATTATAATTTCGAAATCATATTACGAAGtatttaacatttttttattcaactcatgtaataCACGATTTTGTAACCcagtaattatatatatacacacacactagCCGTACAGTGCCCCTAGGGGCTTTCGAATTATTGGGAATGACCCTTAGTAAAAGAAAATTTTTAAGGGCCCCTTTTATTAGCTGCACAGGACTCCTAAGAGCTCTTGAATTCTTAGGAAGAACCTTACActaaaaaaaattaggatacccctGAATTTTTTTTGTAGTTCCGCCACTGGTCGTGTTTTCGgatcgtgtcagaaattcacacccctaagcAAAATAATTACCGAACAAATAAAATGAATCCTTTAACGTTCAAAACATAGACAAACCTTTTCATGATACTGCTTCACTATCTGCAAAAACTGTTCAACTGCTTGAAAGGCCTTTGATCGAACATCACTGCAGTACAAAGGCAAAACAAATTAGCCATTTCAAACGATATTACGATAGTGGGATAACGAGTCCTTAAACTAAAGTAAGGATAATAACCTGTCGGGATCAATAGTAAGCACAACAACGTTTGGCAGTATACGAGCTGCAATCTCTTGGGCGTCATAATAAGAACTGGTTGCGCAAAGAGCCATTATACCTGCCACAACAGAATTTATGCTCATTTATAAAATTATCGAAAACGAGACCACCAAACGTGTTAGCAGAAGAATCGGGAAATGAAAGTAAACGATTTCACCTGCTCCTCGGGCTGACGGAAATGTATCACGCAACGCACGAACGGTGAATGCATTAATAAGAACTCTCTTCCGTGTCTGCGATGAACCATAAATGAATTCATCATAAAAAGTGCTCGAGCATTTTACTTGTTAGAAAAGATAGAAAAGAATGCAAACAGGTTACTAACCCCTTCGTTAAGGTGGCTAGCAATATTTCCAAGTAGTATTGTGGTATTTGTTCTGATTGCCGGTTCCTCGTCCACCTTCAGCAATGACGAAAGTGTCGGGTAAAAATAGTATAAAATACAgtcatgaataaataaataaatgagttaaatgccattttagtccctgtagtttgagccattttgccagtttagtccaaaggtttcatttttaacatgtgggtccaaaaaggtttcacagttgccattttagtccactgggttaactttatccattttttctgttaacgagaaggccaattcggtcattttatatggctgaattacccttttagttaacagaattacatacaaaatgaccaaattggccttctcgttaacagaaaaaatggatgaagttaacccagtggactaaaatggcaactgtgaaacctttttggactcacaggttaaaaatgaaacctttggactaaactggcaaaatggcccaaaccacagggactaaaatggcatttaagtCTAAATAAAATATAGAGTGTGTTACCTGGAGCTTTGAAAGATATTTCAAGAGTGACCCAGACAAAGTGCGTTGAGACAACTGCAAGTCAATAGTAAACAAATACATTTAATAAGATAATAACTCAATAAAACCATATAACAGATCATTATTAAGCTCTTGTATCCAGCATTCCAGCTACGATGCATGtgtgagtgtgtgtatatatagcaTAGAGTTCAGATGAGAACTCCTCCGAGTTGCAAGAACCATAACAACTCCTACTTCCCGTGTGAGTTTTTCAACCAAATTTTGCACAAATGTAAATTAACATCTAACTAAGACATCTATGAAAAAAAAACCGAAAGAGCCGGCATTTATTCGACATGTAAGCTTAATTTACGGTGGTGTAAATGGCTGCTGATGTCAGCAGCCCCAGAACGATAATGTTGATTTACGGCACCATAAGAAGTCGCATatgatatttttatttatttatttgaaaagGTTTCACAAAAAAATTCgtcaaattttttttcaaaaaacctttggatcaaaaagttctcgcgTTCTTGCAAATCAACCTAGttctcacatatatatataggtaaaggatcctgtaaaaagtccatcttttgtaagaagtgtaagaaataatcttggaatgacaagtgtccctcctcttaattaattcaaaagggtagattagtaattgtacatttttgttatttaattgatttacaatataactgaaaaaaaaaaactggcgATGAGAATTTTTAGGGATTGATCGTTTCATATCCATCTCCGATTCAGATCATCTTCTCCGACCATCTTGTTAACCTTCCGTCATCATCATCACAGTTCACGTCATCTTCTCCGATTTGAACACCTGCATCTCCGACCACCGTCACCAATTTCTTTCGTCTCCACAAATCATTCACCGTCATCGTCTTTCATCTTCGTCATcctcatttctgatcgtgacttgaatcatagtcatggtgttttaaaatctgggaatgttttgtattgattgtccagatgttaaaacaccatggatgtaatcacaatacaatgttttctggattctagataaaacaccatgacttgaatcatagtcaatttatccagttattttaaaacaccacgctatgaatctgattatacaatgtctccatataaaacaccatgacttgaatcatagatgtttaaaacaccacaccatgaacaatgtctacagataaaacaccatgacttgaatcatagtcatggtgttttaaaatctgggaatgtttttgtattgataaaacaccacgccatgaacaatgtctcctgataaaacaccatgacttgaatcatagatgttttaaaacaccacgctatgaacaatgtctccagataaaacaccatgacttgaatcatagtcatggtgttttaaaatctgggaatgttttctattgataaaacactacgccatgaacaatgtctccagataaaacaccatgacttgaatcataagcgtttaaaacaccacgacatgaacaatgtctccagataaaacaccatgacctgaatcatagtcaatttatccagttgttttaaaacaccacgccatgaatctgattatagatctatttatgataaagtatgaagaaattcgttgattttttggagattgatgacggttaccatataattcgctgatctttaggaagttgatgggggttttgaaacggttaccatatttgaaacgttggaaaagtcactattgcccttcaatttttacataaggtccttctaattaaaacacaatttacattttataccctattgatctcaaccattagatcaaatatccaatggtttaaaacacttcttacccttcttacattttagacactttttaccatatccctaccctatatatatatatatatatatatatatatatatagagagagagagagagagatagagagagagagagaaaatacCTTAGGAGCAAGAACAAGCATGGATTTCAGAGTCAGTTCACGCAAAAAAGCAGATGTATCTGAAAAACCAGTAGCAACATGTGGGTAGACCTAATCACAAGCATTAACGGTTATACTTAAATAAGGAAACAATCAGCTTTTAGCCAGTACAACAAGAGTAACTTAATTCTTACTTGCTCATCAACAACTTGGGCTGAAAGCGACTCCCCGTATTGATCAATATGCTGCAGAAGACCAACTCGAATAGCACGGTCATTGGAAGCAAAAAGTTTCACAATTGTTGGTAGGACCTACATGAATAACCGAATATCCAAAAGAATCAATACCCGAAAACCAATCACAGAAACAAGTCACAATGGCGAACACGGAACGCCAAGTGTAACAGAGAATAATAACCTTTTTATTGAATTCTTCTGATGAAAGCCAAGCACCCATTTTCAAATATGCAGTCAAAGCAGGTGCAGCAGCTGAACCGAATTCTAAGGCGGAAGCTAGCAAAGGAAGTAACTACAAACCGAAAAAAAGAAACACCATACTGAGAGATGGCATTGCAAAATTGTAGTAAATAGgcctgcaaacgaaccgaacgttcatgaacacgttcatgaaccgttcgtgaactttttttggcgggaagtttgtttatttaataaacgaacggaCATGAACACGCATTTTGTTCCTTCATTTATGTTCTTGAATGTCCCTCTatcttcgttcatttatgttcgtttatttacgtttgtttatgtttgttcgtttatgttcgtttcaatttaaatacataagtaattatatttatacatgtatattaaACATACTTTCTAACTACATTTATCGATATAGCTAATTGTTAATTGGCTTTCTAgtaacaaaaatgagttttccaaTGGAATTCATCGTAATTAATCActaatgtatataaaaaaattattttatgtttagttaatttatgttttttttttttgtgttcacTTATGTTTGTTCAATTATTTTCAATtgtgttgtttattgtttgttaaatTCTTACTTGTTGGTTtacgttcgtgaactgttcgcttaggttttaaacgaacgaagataaacgaacacgaacaaaatatgtgttcgattatatgtttgtgttaggTTAaagtaaatgaacgaacacgaatatGCTTCTGTACGTGtccgttcggttcatttacaggcctagtAGTAAAGCATCATTAAATTTTAATGTTATATACACCTTCTTAAGAACAATTTCACGAGGCAGCTGCTCTGCTAGAGTTGGAAGTTTGCGGAAGAATGTATCCTTCTCAACACTGTCCTTTAAATTAAGTATTTCCATAAAATGAATTGTATCCACCAACTTGTTCTGAAAATACTCTGCCATAAAAAGTTTGAACTTTTAGGATTACAAATATATAATCTAcagtaaatattatttttcatATACAATAAGCACCAACATGCTAATTGAAATAACGAATTTTAGTAGAAAAGAACATAAGAAGTTCAAGATGAGTAATAGAACGTACCACAATTCTCGACGAGCTTTGATGAATTCAACCTGCGAGAAGGCATAGAACTCAAGAGTCGCTGATAATCTGGAAGTAGAGACTGTGAGACAGGAAATAGAGACACGAAGATGAAAATGAATATTCAATTTGCCAAAATATAAATCAGCCAAGGCACAAGAGTAAGCAAACgcgcgcgcacacacacacaaAGAGTCTCACGTTCCATATACATTCAATGAAAATAGAAACACAAACGGCATCTATAAGTTACTCTCATCAAGCATTATGGCACGCTGACCTTTGGTATTGAAGCTGTATTCCTCAGCTCCTCAGTCTTGCTTAGTTTCAAACCCGTAAAAATCTCATATATGAGACAGCCTGGTAACAAAATACCACATCATTAGTAAAATataaggggagtgggggtggtccgTGATGGCCACCCCATCACGCGTGGAACTCGATCGCACACCGCCGCCACCCATATTTTTAACGCGTTGAATTTGTAATGCGTTGTTTATATCACGCGTTGAAAACAAATTAGCCACAAAGAATGTTTTGTCGTTTTATGCAATTGAATTAATAGCAACTTTGATGAAAAGTGCAaattagcccctcaacttttgtTAGCTATTTTTAAATAGCTTTCCTTTAATTGCAATTCAGGTCCCACATCTTTATATAAATTTTAATTGCCCATCTCGACGAACCGTTTAAGTCAGTTGTAATTCAACAAAAGCGCGAGATTTGCGAAAGGTGGGGTTGGGAGATGCCACCCGTTTaatttaaggttttttttttccaatgtttagttgttttttattttgctatgtaatttattttttaattttaatgaaatttataatttagtgttttattgttaatttctaatttaaaaaataaaaataaaaaagttgtgagtgatggaattccatcactagtgatgaccaccgccactaaacaaaggcttgtgagtgatagaatagtggttgatgacatggcggaacttgattggatgtttgtgagtgatggaattctatcactagtgaccacccccactcccctaagTCCATACGTTAAAAAAAGGCAATTTACAAAAAACAAATGAGGCAACAAAAGCATACCTAAACCCCAAGAATCAATTGCCCACGGTGGAGATTTTCTGATTGTAGCCCAGTCTGATTTTGCCAGCTCCATCGGTTTGTATTGTGAGCCAACAATCCATTCATATTGCTGGATATACAAATGATAATTAAGATGCAATGCATATCAGATGTGAAAGATGAATGTATGTGGGTCAAGTCATACCAACATAGGTCCTGTagagacttcattattcccatcAAACTCCGAAAGAGCATCAAAAGCATGCAACTTCCAGTCTAAAGTTGGAGTAACTACCACACTTTCCAAACACACATTACCATGCACCTAAAAAAAGAAAGATGTCGGTTCTTCAAGCATCTTAAGCAATGTTTTTGTGAGGAACCATCAAGGTCCAACTTATATTATAACTTTCCAAATTACAACTTGACGAAGATGAACAGTTGCCAGATTACAGATGTAAAAACAAATTCTAGTAGATCGAACGATGTAAACCACTACCAgatatataaattttatttacactagtaatagcatatcattttacCAAATTTGAGGGTTGAACAACGCATAtaccatagttgttaaaagccatcgcctttTGCCCCTAGGCCCATTTTTCATGCAAGGTGAGGCAATTGCGCCTTAAGTCAAGGCAGTTGCACGTTAATTCTCTAGGTAAT
Above is a window of Helianthus annuus cultivar XRQ/B chromosome 14, HanXRQr2.0-SUNRISE, whole genome shotgun sequence DNA encoding:
- the LOC110904970 gene encoding N-terminal kinase-like protein, whose translation is MFKFLKDVVSGSGAGVKDLPYNIGEPYSSAWGSWTHSRGTSKDDGSPVSIFSITGSNANDGHLAAARNGVKRLRTVRHPNILSFLHSTETEISDGSSTKVVIYIVTEPVMPLAEKIKELGLQGVQRNEYYAWGLSRIAKAVSFLNNDCKLVHGNVCLESVVVTPTLDWKLHAFDALSEFDGNNEVSTGPMLQYEWIVGSQYKPMELAKSDWATIRKSPPWAIDSWGLGCLIYEIFTGLKLSKTEELRNTASIPKSLLPDYQRLLSSMPSRRLNSSKLVENCEYFQNKLVDTIHFMEILNLKDSVEKDTFFRKLPTLAEQLPREIVLKKLLPLLASALEFGSAAAPALTAYLKMGAWLSSEEFNKKVLPTIVKLFASNDRAIRVGLLQHIDQYGESLSAQVVDEQVYPHVATGFSDTSAFLRELTLKSMLVLAPKLSQRTLSGSLLKYLSKLQVDEEPAIRTNTTILLGNIASHLNEGTRKRVLINAFTVRALRDTFPSARGAGIMALCATSSYYDAQEIAARILPNVVVLTIDPDSDVRSKAFQAVEQFLQIVKQYHEKTYVGDGTETTTASGNTSLPGNASILGWAMSSLTMKGKPSEQAAHAPPKSTSPLVSAVSNASSVVPDIQSTTLISRASSGVDSTYHDMDDQPAPVSPTSSTDGWGELENGIHEDPGSEKDGWDDMLPLEDEKPSPALANIQAAQKRPVIQTKSQVSIPRPKSTSNVGKDEDDDLWGSIAAPPPKVGAKPLHANPSATIDSDDPWAAIAAPPPTTRAKPLSAGRGRGSKPSGLKLGAQRINRASSTQKF